TATCACTTGCTGAAGATCCTCGACGAAACCAGCGAAGACGACCTGCAACAGGCGTCGATCGGGCCGGTCAGCTTCACGCAACTCTTCACGCAACCCAAAGAGTATCGCGGCGACCTCGTGACGGTCAGCGGCAGCGTGCGGCGGGTGCTCGAAAAAGACGCTCCCCAAAACGACTACGGCATCGCCCGATACTATCAGGTCGTGATCGAGCCCGACGATCGCGCCTATCCGGTGGTGATCTATTCGCTCGGTTTGCCGGACGCTTTTCCACGCGGCGAAAATCTGAATGAGACCGTCCGCGTCAACGGCTTCTTTTATAAGAGGTTGGCCGGCCTATCGGCAAAAAAGGAGATCATGACCTGGCCGCTGTTGGTCAGCAAAACCCTGCACTGGCAGCCGGTCGTGGCGGCGGCGCCCGTCGCCGACGAAAAGGCCCATTTCAAGAACCTGGCGAGCGGCCTTGCGCTGGCCATATTGGCCAGCCTGGCAGTGATGCTGTTCTTGTTCATCGGTATGCTTCGCAAGACGCGATTTGTGATGCCGCACGCACGGCCCGACCAGCTCGACGGGTTGGCTGACCGCGAAGTCGCGCCCGACGTGCGACAGCGGTTGGCGGAGCTTGCCCGGCAGGAGCAGCCGTAAGCTGATGTGCTGGATGACGAGCGCAGTTCGCCTTCACGCCGCCAACGAACGTAGGCTGCAGTATCGCTTGGCGTGGTGGCTGGCGTTCTGCGGTTTGCTGCTGTGCTGCGGTGCCGCTCGTGGAGCGGGAATCGACGATTCGCCGCCGACCCTTGCTTCGTCGCGCGACATGCTCAAGTTGCTGGGCGTGCTCGACCGGCTCGATTCGATCAGCGACGACGCCGATTTTCCGCCGCAGGGCGATGAGCTGCTCTGGCGGATGCTGTATGCGGTGCGGCGGTTTTCGCTGCTCGATCTCCACCGCTGGAAGCAAGACGTGTCGCCGGAGAAAGTCGAGCGCGATCCGGGCCAGATGCGGGGCGCGGTGGTGGCCTGGCGCGGCAGCGTGACGCGCGTGACGGTCGAAGAGCTGCCGGCGGAAGCCGCCGAGCGATTCGATCTGCCCCGTTACTATCGGTGCGAGCTGGCGATCGCGGAAGGCAGTCCGCCGGTGGTGGTCTACTCTTTGGCGGTTCCGCGAGCGTGGCACATCGACGGACCGCTCCATGCCAGGGCTGAAGTGCGCGGTCTGTTGGTGCGGCTGACGGCCAGCGAGCGTTCCCCGGTCGTGGTGGCGCGGCGCTTGGCCTGGTATCCGGAGACGGTGCTCGGCGACCTGGACATGGACGTGGGCTTGTTCGACGAGCTAAGTCCGCGGCCCGAGTGGACCGATGACGACCGCGAGTGCTTCTATCAGTTGTTGGCCGCGGCCGGCAGGGCTGGTGCCAGGCAACTCGCGCGAGCGGTGCCCAAGAATGGGCGAAACGCGCCGGTCACGCCGCTGTTCAACCGGCCCGACCAACAGCGCGGCCGGCTGGTCGAGTTGACGGGCACGGCGCGGCAGGCTGTGCGGGTGCGCGTCGACGACGCCGACATCGTGGCCCGCTTCGGCATCGATCATTATTATGAAATGGAGATCTTCACCGACGACTCGCAGGGCAACCCGCTCACGTTCTGCGTCCGCGAGCTGCCGAAGGGGTTTCCCGAGGGCGGCAAGATCACCGAGCCGGTGCGCGTGGCCGGCTTCTTTTTCAAGAAATGGGGTTATCGTCAATCGGAAGCCGCCCAGGGCATGCCGGGCGGCAAGCAGCTTGCGCCGCTGTTGATCGGCCGCAAACCGGTCTGGCTCGAGACTCCCCCGGCCGACCAACGCTTCGCCAACGGCGTGTTTCTGGTGCTGTTCGTGGTGCTGACGATCGTGTTGTGGCTCGTGGTCTTGCGATTATCTCGCAGCGACAGCAAGTTCCATAAGCAGGTTGCCCAGCGTTTCACTCCGCCGCCCACAGGCTCGCTGAATGAAATCGGCCTGGAGGACCATGGCGGCCCGTTCATGTTATCTCCGCACCAATCGGCCGCAACGAAAGAATGGGTTCGAGTTTGGAAATCGGCCGGGCCTCGACTGGCTGAAATTGAGCGGCGCGAACTTCGCGAAATGACCGAGGCCGACCGGCGCAGGGCAATACACGCGGTGTTGACCCTGTTGCCGGTTTGGACGGATGCCCCGGCAACAAGCGGACTTGTGGAGCAACAAAAGTGGTTCAGGAAGTTCATGTCCCGCAATCACCCCTCCTGATCGCGGCCGGCGAGGCGCAAGCGGTTTGCCGTCAGGAGGGTTGGCGCTCGTGCGTTATCGGTGGACTGGCGGTTCTTCGCTGGGGGCGGCCCCGCGCCACGCGCGATGTTGATTTGAGCCTCTGGACAGGCTTCGGAATGGAGGCGCCGTTTATCGACCTGCTTCTCCAACGCTTTCAACCGCGCATCGCCGACGCGAAGCGATTTGCACTGGACAATCGAGTGCTCTTGCTCAGCGCCGGTAACGGAACACCGCTCGACGTGGCATTGGCCGGTATACCATTCGAAGAGCACATGCAGGACCGTGCGAGTCCCTATGAATTCAGCGACGATTGTCCGCTCGTGACCGCGTCGGCCGAAGATCTGGTCGTGTCGAAGGCATTCGCCAATCGCCCGCAAGACTGGCTCGATATTGAAGGCATCTTGTCGCTACGGAGCGATGAGCTCGATTGGTCGCAGATCGAGGAGGAGCTAGGGCCGCTGGCCGAACTCAAGGAGGCCCCCGAGATTCTTGCGCAGCTAAATCAAGTTCGCCAAGCCACTCGGCAAAAGTCATCCCCTTGACTTGCTTCTTCCGAAACGCATACTCACGAGCAGCGGTCTACAACGTCAATTTGCCGTAAGGATCATTCTTCTATGCGTCGCGCGAAAATCACGATCGTCGGGGCCGGCAACGTCGGCGCCACCACCGCGCATTGGTGCGCCGCCGCCGAACTGGGCGACGTCGTGCTGCTCGATATTCCGCAAACCGAGAACATGCCGCGCGGAAAAGCGCTCGACCTGATGCAGGCCTCGCCCATCATCGGCTTCGACGCCACCATCCAGGGCACCACCAACTACGACGACACGGCCGGCAGCGACGTGGTGGTCATCACGGCGGGCATCCCCCGCAAGCCCGGCATGAGCCGCGACGACCTGCTTGGCACCAACGCCAAAATCGTCGGCTCCGTGGCCGCCGAGATCAAACGCACCAGCCCCCAGGCCGTGTTGATCGTGGTCAGCAATCCGCTCGACGCCATGGTGCAGCGGGCCTGGCAGGTGAGCGGATTTCCCACCGAGCGCGTCGTCGGGCAGGCGGGCGTGCTCGACACGGCCCGCTATCGCACCTTTCTGGCGATGGAGCTGGGCGTGAGCGTCGAAGACGTGTCGGCCCTGCTGATGGGCGGGCACGGCGACTCGATGGTGCCGATGCCAAGTTGCACCACCGTCGGCGGAATCCCGATCACGCGGCTGCTCGACCAGAAACGCCTCGACGAGATCGTCGACCGCACGCGCAACGGCGGCGCCGAGATCGTCAACCTGCTCAAGACCGGCAGTGCCTACTATGCACCGGCCGCCGCGGTGGCCCAGATGGTCGAGGCGATCGTGCGCGACAAGCGGCGGCTCATCCCCTGCGCCGCCTACTGCGATCGCCAGTACGGCGTGGGCGGTTACTTCGTCGGCGTGCCGGTCGTGTTGGGCGGTCGCGGCGTGGAGCGCGTCGTCGAGATCGAGCTGACCTCGGACGAGAAGCAGGCGTTCGAGAAGAGCGTCATCGCCGTGAAAGAACTTGTGGCCGCCATGGCGAAGCTGACGTGAGCCGGCGACGACGAAACGTAGGGTGGGACCAGCGAGCTTGCCCCACCCTACACCACTTTCCTTAACACGCACTTTATCGAGACGCTTGTGTCGAGTAGCGGCTCCTCCGAAAACACCCAGCTTGATGTCATCGCGGTGGGCGCGCATCCCGACGACGTTGAGATTGCCTGCGGCGGCACGCTGGCGGTGCTTGCCCGGCAGGGATACCGTGTGGGCATCGTCGATCTGACCGACGGCGAGCCGACTCCCTTGTCGCCCGGCCCGGAGGTACGGCTGGCCGAGGCCCAACGGGCGGCGGAGACGCTGGGCGTAACCACCCGCATTCAGCTTGGCCTCACTAACCGCCGGCTGTTCGACAGCTTCGAGGTGCGGGTGGCCTTGGCCAAGGAGTTTCGCCGCTACCGGCCCAAGCTGGTGCTGGGCTTCGGCGAAAAGACGCCGCTGGCCTCGCCCGACCATTACCAGGCCATGCAGATCACCGACGCGGCGGTGTTCTATTCGCGGTTGACGAAGTGGGACGAACATTTCGACGGTCTGCCGGTCCACACCGTGCCGGGCTATCTTTATTACACGCTGGCTTTTGCCGCGCTCGGCCTGCCGACGGGGGCGGGGCACTTGGTGGTCGACATCGGCGACACGTTGCAGACTAAGCTGGCCGCCATCCGTTGCTACGAGACGCAGTTTCCTCCCGCCAAAGCGCATGTGCTGGAGCGCGTGCGGGCCTTCGCCATGCAGCAGGGCCAGGCGGCCGGCTATGAGGCGGGCGAGCTGTTCATCAGCACGCGCACGCTCGGCACGCGCGATCTGATGCACTTCTTGTTCGGCCTCACGCCCGCCGAGGCGCCGCGCCAGCCAGACGTGCGGTAATCGGCCGTACCATCGATACGATGAACGATGAACGAGACCAGATCGAAATTCTTCCCCGCGGGCCGGTTCGCGGCTCGATACGGCCGCCCGGCTCGAAGAGCATCACCAACCGCGCACTCGTCTGCGCGGCCCTGGCTGACGGCCGCTCGCTGCTGGCCGGCGCGCTCGACAGCGAAGATACGCGCGTGATGATCGCCGCGCTCGAACGGTTGGGCATCGCTCTCGAGGCGCGGCCCGATGCGGGCAAGATCGCAGTCACCGGATGCGGAGGCCGGCTGCCGGCCGGAGGCGCCGAGCTGTACGTCGCCAACAGCGGCACCACGGTGCGTTTTCTGGCGGCCATGGTTGGCCTGGGCCACGGAATCTTTCGGCTGGATGGCACGCCGCGGATGCGCAAGCGCCCCATCGGCGATCTCGTCGACTCGTTGCGGCAACTGGGCGTGGATGCCTCGGCGGAAAGCCCGCACGCTTGCCCGCCGGTGGTGATTCGCGCCGCCGGGCTCTCCGGCGGCCAAGCAACGGTGCGCGGCGACGTGTCGAGTCAGTTCCTCAGCGGCCTGCTGCTGGCGGCGCCCTACGCGGCCCAGCCCGTCGTGATGACCGTCCAAGGCAAACTCGTCTCGCAACCCTACATCCGGATGACGCTGGCGGTGATGGATGCCTTCGGCGTCAACGTGGCCAGCGACGGACTGCGCAAGTTCCACGTGCCGCAAGGCCATTACCAGGCACGCCACTACGCGATCGAACCCGACGCTTCGGCCGCCAGTTACTTTTTCGCCGCCGCGGCGGTCACGGGCGGAGAAGTGACGGTCGAGGGCCTTTCTCGCGACAGCCTGCAAGGCGACGTGGCCTTCGTCGACGTGCTGGAAAAAATGGGCTGCCGCGTGACCGCCGCCGCCGACCAGATCCGCGTTCGCGGCGGAAAGCTCAAAGGAGTCGCCGTCGAGATGAACGCCATCAGCGATACGGTGCAGACCTTGGCCGCGGTGGCCCTGTTTGCCGAAGGGCCGACGACGATCACCGGCGTGGGCCACATTCGCCACAAAGAGACCGACCGCATCGGCGCTCTGGCCGTCGAGCTGCGTAAGCTGGGGGCCACGGTCGATGAATTGCCCGACGGCCTGCGCCTGACGCCGGCGGCGCTGCACGGTGCGGTGATCGAGACGTATCAGGATCACCGCATGGCGATGAGTCTGGCGTTGGTCGGCTTGCGTCAGCCGGGGGTTGTGATTCGGGACCCCGGCTGTACCGCCAAGACGTATCCGCGCTTTTGGGACGACTTGCGGGCGCTCGGGTGAATTTTGGATTTGACGTCACGGCACATCACCGGCAACCCAAGCTAATGACCATGGCAACCGAGCATTCGTCTCCTCCGCAACGCTGGCGCATAGGACCCGGCCTGATCGCGCTGATTGGCGTTGGCGGGCTCCTCCTGCTGCTGATCCTGGTCATCGCGGGCGCTTTGTTCGCCAACCACCGACGTCTCAACGCGGAGTTGGAGCGCATTCGTGCTGCCGGCGAACCGGTTTCCGTCGAAGAGATCGAGGCGTTCTATCAGGCCCCGCCGGCCGGCCAGGACACCACGCAACTCTGGCTGGCGGCGCTGGCGCCGCTCGATACGCCCCAGTTTCAGTCCGACGCCCAAGGCTTACCCTTTGTAGCAGGCGGTCCAGACTCACCGGACTCAATCCCTTGGCCGGGTGAGCCGTGGCCGCAACTGGAAGCCGCCGAGCAGTTCTTGTCGAGATACGGCCGGTCGTTGGATGAGATGCACCGAGCGGCCCGGCAGGGTGGCCGGGCCCGTTTTCCTACCCGCTTTGCGGATGGCATCGAAATGCCTTTGCCGCACCTGCAGCAGCTTCGGGCCGGGACGCGACTGCTGGCGCTGGAGTCGGCAGTACACGCGCATCGTAAGCGACCGGAGGCGGCGGTGGAGTCGATCGCGGCCATGTTCGCCGCCGCCCGTAGTCTGGAACAAGAGCCACTGACCGTCTCGCAGTTGGTGCGAATGGCGCTCGGCGGCGTGGCCCGCCGCAGGCTCACGTGGCTGCTTTCGGCGCTCAGGCTCGACGAGGACCAGCTCGCTCAGATGGACGCTGAATTATCGGACTGCGACTATGACGGTCCTCTGCATCGAGCATGTCTAGTCCAACGGGCGATCGGCATTCAAACCTTTGCCGATCCGACTGCCCTTGGTCCGGAAGCGCCGGCTTCGCGACTGGGACTGATGCGCCTTGGCGACGAGGTGGTTTACCTGCAAGCGATGGACGAAATCATCGCTGCCATGCGTAAGTCGGGAATCGACAGAAAGGCGGCGGTCGAGCAGGCGGACCTGCGGTTGAAGCAAGTCGCCCGCGCACCGCTCTCGCGGCTGCAGTGTCCGCTCACGCTCTTACTTGTGGGAGCCTTCGACTGGGTTCCCGACGCCGCCAGCCGCCACGAGGCCGAATGCAAGGCAACGCTGCTGGCGGTGGCCATCGAACGGTATCAGCGCGGCGAGGGGCGGCTGCCGCAAAATCTCGACGAGATT
Above is a genomic segment from Pirellulales bacterium containing:
- a CDS encoding PIG-L family deacetylase — encoded protein: MSSSGSSENTQLDVIAVGAHPDDVEIACGGTLAVLARQGYRVGIVDLTDGEPTPLSPGPEVRLAEAQRAAETLGVTTRIQLGLTNRRLFDSFEVRVALAKEFRRYRPKLVLGFGEKTPLASPDHYQAMQITDAAVFYSRLTKWDEHFDGLPVHTVPGYLYYTLAFAALGLPTGAGHLVVDIGDTLQTKLAAIRCYETQFPPAKAHVLERVRAFAMQQGQAAGYEAGELFISTRTLGTRDLMHFLFGLTPAEAPRQPDVR
- the mdh gene encoding malate dehydrogenase — translated: MRRAKITIVGAGNVGATTAHWCAAAELGDVVLLDIPQTENMPRGKALDLMQASPIIGFDATIQGTTNYDDTAGSDVVVITAGIPRKPGMSRDDLLGTNAKIVGSVAAEIKRTSPQAVLIVVSNPLDAMVQRAWQVSGFPTERVVGQAGVLDTARYRTFLAMELGVSVEDVSALLMGGHGDSMVPMPSCTTVGGIPITRLLDQKRLDEIVDRTRNGGAEIVNLLKTGSAYYAPAAAVAQMVEAIVRDKRRLIPCAAYCDRQYGVGGYFVGVPVVLGGRGVERVVEIELTSDEKQAFEKSVIAVKELVAAMAKLT
- the aroA gene encoding 3-phosphoshikimate 1-carboxyvinyltransferase, which codes for MNDERDQIEILPRGPVRGSIRPPGSKSITNRALVCAALADGRSLLAGALDSEDTRVMIAALERLGIALEARPDAGKIAVTGCGGRLPAGGAELYVANSGTTVRFLAAMVGLGHGIFRLDGTPRMRKRPIGDLVDSLRQLGVDASAESPHACPPVVIRAAGLSGGQATVRGDVSSQFLSGLLLAAPYAAQPVVMTVQGKLVSQPYIRMTLAVMDAFGVNVASDGLRKFHVPQGHYQARHYAIEPDASAASYFFAAAAVTGGEVTVEGLSRDSLQGDVAFVDVLEKMGCRVTAAADQIRVRGGKLKGVAVEMNAISDTVQTLAAVALFAEGPTTITGVGHIRHKETDRIGALAVELRKLGATVDELPDGLRLTPAALHGAVIETYQDHRMAMSLALVGLRQPGVVIRDPGCTAKTYPRFWDDLRALG